DNA sequence from the Streptomyces sp. HUAS 15-9 genome:
CCGTTCATCCGCGTTCGTACAAGGGCTCGCCCGCGGGCGTGGTCCCGGCCGGCAGCAGTGCCAGGTCGAGGCCCCGCACCAGGCGGGCCCTGAGTGTTTCGTCGGCCGCGAGGCGCTGGGCGACGGCACGCGTGGCCTCGGCGGGGGCGGCCGCCGGGTCCAGCACCAGGGCGAGGGTTCCGTCGGCCTCCCCGGGACCGAGGTGGGCGCTCAGCACGGCGGGTTCGGCGGCCACGGCGGCACGAACGGCGTCGACGACGGCCGGGTCGGCGAGCGGATCGGTCGTCGTACGGCCCTCGGCGAGCGCGAGCAGCGCGGGCCCGGTCAGCTCGAACGGCACCGGACCGGACATGTCAAGGACGACCGTGTCCGCCTTCTCGTGCGCGGCGGCCCGCAGCGCCTGGTGCAGCGGTACGGCGACCGGGCGGGCACCGGGGTCCCACAGGGCCAGCGCGTCCGTTGAGGTGAAGGCGGGCAGCGCGGTGCGGTCGCCGGCCTTGAGGGTGGGTACGGCCATGTCGCTGGTCTTCTCGCGGCGCAGCCCGTTCTCGTCCTCCTCGACCTCGCCGAGCACGGCGACGACCGGGACGAGCAGCCGGGTGCCCTTGAGCGCCTCCAGGACGGGCCCCACGGCGGTGCGGTCCTCGGCCCAGGCGGAGAGCGCGGCGCTCAGCCGGGGATCGGCGGAGCCGTCGTCGTCGGAGTAGCCGGGGTCGGGAATGTTCTTGTTCGCCACGGTCCCCGACCCTATCGGGGGGTTGCCGCTGGGCTTGTGCGGCCCCCGAAACCTCGCGGTCACCGGATTCACCGGAATCTCAGATTTCCATGACGAGCTTCTAACACCGGTCTCACGGCGTACACAGTCCGCGCCCCGAGCATCGCCGGCATGGAGTCTTCCCGAGCCCGCCGGCGCCGCCGCGCTCGTCCGTCCCGGGGCCGTACCCTCGTCCACACCGCGCTCGCCATCGCCGCCATAGCCGGGGTCACGGCGGGCGGCACGGCATACGTGACGGCGCGGGCGCACTCGGGCCCCGTATCCTCGGCGAAGTCGCCGTCGCCCGCGTCATCGTCCTCGTCATCGGCCTCGGCGAGCGGGGAGGAATCGGTGGAACCCGTGGCGGAACCGGCCGTTGACCGTGTCGCGCTGCTGACCGAGGCCATGAAGTCGGTGACGGTGCCGGCCTCGGCCAAGGTGTCGGCCGCGGTGCTGAGCCTGGACTCCGGCGAGAGCGCCGACT
Encoded proteins:
- a CDS encoding SseB family protein; protein product: MANKNIPDPGYSDDDGSADPRLSAALSAWAEDRTAVGPVLEALKGTRLLVPVVAVLGEVEEDENGLRREKTSDMAVPTLKAGDRTALPAFTSTDALALWDPGARPVAVPLHQALRAAAHEKADTVVLDMSGPVPFELTGPALLALAEGRTTTDPLADPAVVDAVRAAVAAEPAVLSAHLGPGEADGTLALVLDPAAAPAEATRAVAQRLAADETLRARLVRGLDLALLPAGTTPAGEPLYERG